A single genomic interval of Thermoplasmata archaeon harbors:
- a CDS encoding metallophosphoesterase: MLIGLISDTHDSLPAVEAAALVMRKRGVGLVLHAGDIVAPFVAPALAKAGVRVVAVYGNNDGERAGLKKRFKEIGELAGDLAEVDPEGRRVAVYHGTERALADALTGCGRYDLVVLGHTHEPRIERRGRTLVVNPGEACGYLTGKRTLALVDTGSMEAELVDF; encoded by the coding sequence ATGCTCATCGGCCTGATATCTGACACGCACGACAGCCTGCCCGCGGTCGAGGCCGCGGCGCTCGTGATGAGGAAGAGGGGAGTGGGGCTTGTGCTCCACGCGGGCGACATCGTGGCCCCATTCGTCGCTCCCGCGCTGGCGAAAGCCGGCGTGCGGGTCGTGGCGGTCTACGGGAACAACGACGGCGAGAGGGCGGGCCTGAAGAAGAGATTCAAAGAAATCGGCGAGCTCGCTGGGGACCTTGCGGAGGTCGACCCAGAGGGAAGGAGGGTTGCTGTTTACCATGGCACGGAGCGCGCGCTCGCGGACGCACTCACGGGCTGCGGGAGGTATGACCTAGTCGTCCTGGGGCACACGCACGAACCCAGAATCGAGAGGAGGGGGCGGACCCTAGTCGTCAACCCTGGCGAAGCTTGCGGCTACCTCACGGGAAAGAGGACGCTGGCGCTGGTCGACACGGGGAGCATGGAGGCGGAACTGGTCGATTTCTGA
- a CDS encoding DUF4184 family protein, whose translation MPIAVLHWPTVWPLFAHRPARFDFFALSVGSVIPDLECPFLYILTWDRWKSRGLMHSLLGSITVDLGLTIALVLFAVPPLLRKLEGRLKNKRWFFFAGVDLRSQKPSIFVTSSSALIGTVSHVLLDTLHHPYNPLSFPVESYYGFNLVPFGDFERVGWIVQLSMLALLLAMLYFYYFRQQARGAGGK comes from the coding sequence ATGCCGATTGCGGTTCTGCACTGGCCGACGGTGTGGCCCCTATTCGCGCACAGACCGGCGAGGTTCGACTTCTTCGCCCTGAGCGTCGGCTCCGTCATCCCGGATTTAGAGTGCCCTTTCCTTTACATCCTCACTTGGGACAGATGGAAGTCTAGGGGGTTGATGCACTCGTTGCTCGGCTCAATCACCGTGGACCTCGGTCTCACAATCGCGCTCGTGCTCTTTGCGGTCCCGCCGCTGCTACGCAAACTCGAGGGCCGTCTGAAGAACAAGAGGTGGTTCTTTTTCGCTGGGGTGGACCTCCGCTCCCAAAAGCCCTCGATTTTCGTCACGAGCTCCTCGGCACTGATTGGGACAGTATCGCATGTGCTCCTCGACACGCTCCACCACCCCTACAACCCCCTGAGCTTTCCGGTGGAGAGTTACTATGGCTTCAACCTGGTTCCCTTCGGAGATTTTGAGAGGGTTGGCTGGATTGTCCAGCTATCGATGCTGGCGCTCCTCCTAGCAATGCTTTACTTTTACTATTTCAGGCAACAAGCGAGGGGGGCGGGTGGGAAGTGA
- a CDS encoding amino acid permease, whose translation MATENGGTLGERCRRRFFITKSVEEVLAEAEAAPHRLRRSLNVIEITAIGIGAIIGAGIFVLTGVAAAVRAGPAIVISFIVAAVACALAALCYAEFASMIPISGSAYTYSYATMGELVAWIIGWDLILEYAVGAIAVSIGWSGYFVQLLRTSGFEFPAALAAGPFSGGFINLPAIFIVLLLTLLLVLGTRESARINLALVLTKIVVILIVVMAGASHIDPKNYENFLPFGVPGIFGGAAIVFFAYIGFDAASTTAEEAENPQRDLPIGIIGSLAISTILYIAAAAVLVGMVPYSELNQSAPFAYAFAQHNVVWATAVVSAGAIAGITSVLLVSLLAQPRIFFSLSRDGLLPKVVARVHPRFGTPYIATLVTGVAVAICAGILPIEIAAELTNIGTLFAFFLVSVGIIVLRKVRPDLRRPFKVPLVPWLPALGAIFCLALMISLPPLTWFRFIMWLGIGLIIYANYGYKKSKLFSTHSTDAENLSGPGTGQLGG comes from the coding sequence ATGGCAACTGAGAACGGCGGCACGCTTGGCGAGCGCTGCAGACGTCGCTTCTTCATCACCAAGAGCGTGGAGGAGGTGCTAGCTGAGGCCGAGGCGGCACCCCACAGGCTCAGGCGCAGCCTCAATGTTATTGAAATTACCGCAATCGGCATAGGTGCGATCATCGGTGCTGGGATATTCGTCCTCACGGGAGTTGCGGCGGCGGTCAGGGCCGGTCCTGCTATCGTCATTTCCTTCATTGTCGCCGCGGTCGCTTGCGCCCTTGCCGCCCTATGCTATGCAGAGTTCGCATCAATGATTCCCATCTCTGGCAGCGCCTACACCTACTCCTACGCCACGATGGGCGAGCTCGTAGCCTGGATAATCGGCTGGGATCTGATTCTGGAGTACGCGGTTGGCGCGATTGCGGTGTCGATAGGGTGGTCGGGCTACTTCGTCCAGCTCCTGAGGACCTCGGGCTTCGAGTTCCCCGCCGCACTGGCTGCGGGCCCGTTTTCTGGAGGCTTCATAAACCTCCCGGCGATTTTCATCGTCCTGCTACTCACCCTCTTGCTCGTTCTAGGTACCCGGGAGAGCGCCAGAATCAATCTCGCGCTCGTGCTGACGAAAATCGTGGTAATTCTAATTGTCGTTATGGCTGGGGCATCCCACATAGACCCAAAGAACTACGAGAACTTCCTTCCTTTCGGGGTACCTGGAATCTTTGGTGGGGCCGCCATCGTCTTCTTCGCCTACATCGGCTTCGACGCCGCCTCCACCACAGCGGAAGAGGCGGAGAACCCCCAGAGGGATCTACCCATCGGTATAATCGGCTCGCTTGCGATATCCACCATTCTGTACATAGCCGCGGCCGCTGTCTTAGTCGGCATGGTTCCGTACAGCGAGCTGAACCAGTCCGCTCCCTTTGCGTACGCTTTCGCCCAGCATAATGTGGTCTGGGCGACGGCCGTGGTCTCCGCGGGTGCGATAGCGGGGATCACGAGTGTCCTCTTGGTCAGCCTCCTCGCCCAGCCGCGCATCTTTTTCTCCCTTTCGAGGGATGGGCTGTTGCCCAAAGTTGTTGCGAGAGTCCACCCGCGATTCGGGACCCCCTATATAGCGACTCTGGTCACGGGAGTTGCCGTTGCAATTTGTGCGGGCATTCTCCCAATTGAGATCGCGGCCGAGCTGACAAACATCGGGACCCTCTTCGCCTTCTTCCTAGTCAGCGTGGGAATCATCGTCCTTCGCAAGGTCAGGCCTGACCTCAGGCGACCGTTCAAGGTACCGCTGGTCCCCTGGCTCCCGGCGTTGGGTGCGATTTTCTGCTTGGCCCTTATGATCAGCCTCCCACCCCTGACGTGGTTCAGGTTCATAATGTGGCTTGGAATAGGGCTGATAATCTACGCCAATTATGGGTATAAAAAGAGCAAGCTCTTCAGCACACATAGCACCGACGCGGAGAACTTATCGGGGCCTGGGACTGGACAGCTCGGGGGATAG
- a CDS encoding M20/M25/M40 family metallo-hydrolase: protein MRGVPAPVVVLLLLVPGAGATFQERAMEAGGQPGGLHSIPIYFDVPLAPGSGVRQEPSTKLFTVPPPEVQAAIKGLTCQVSQDHLRRYLTTLQEFGTRFCAAPQMALATRWLHDTLDRNGRLQVSFHNFTYQGQVNTYLMSSVILTLPGLNTSSDAVYYFYAHSDSVSQDYWNNAPGADDDGSGCVAVLEAARILSRYDFQDTIKFCFFTAEEIGLVGSGRYVESIHSMGENVQGGICYDMVGSSYAGGTYDFNLAWDPASAPQGRYMVGVNERYGIGLRIDTYQYPAGQGAPTDVTRFWQHGYPGVFGIEEDFSPYYHSTMDRVEYINFTLVQRATMLAIASLAEMARFMYVDLSIPPDGLRLSSERPEEGEDVEISVNVTNTGNLNATDVDVEFYLDGLPIAARRVDVPAGATSSTEARWKAAVGTHRVTVEIDPRNNVVESDESNNTAERFVEVNDKPVAFLSASPLSVLTQEEVRFEGGSSVDAIGGVSEYSFDFGDGSGTGWTPSARAAHSYGNDGVYTASLRVRDALGSVSGPSRINITVLNRAPSASPSANSTRALTLVPIKFFSNASDQDGSVTVRWSFGDGCETDELDPVHVYTNSGSYDVLLNVTDDDGSSSIYHLGIIVSNRPPACFIEVPEDTGDITTEFTFTARANDPDGRVVAVLWDLGDGETDPRWSVAHSYDRPGRYTIRLTVKDDDGSEATAYTIVEVRDRRPVARAMAHPEEVSTFRPVLFFGGDSSDLEGPVVYLWDFGDGNVSSDASPRHAYTRPGTYAPSLTVMDSAGQTDTFYLEPVRVINRRPIAAFRAFGCFTEGREVYFDATSSSDPEGPVILYWSFGDGTHAGGPVVEHVFLRPGNYTVELTVVDDYGESSAASLIVTIEPLPPLPPPPKKEPALENRDWLVSLLGALGLVLMALLVLMAFWGLRWRARAAGSGVVRMEGRAFPPEPPEAEPWTPDNSIGEFAEDPGAGPHPGPPYTGEPPGRGL, encoded by the coding sequence ATGAGAGGGGTTCCGGCGCCGGTGGTCGTCCTTTTACTTCTCGTGCCCGGGGCAGGAGCAACTTTTCAGGAGCGGGCGATGGAAGCGGGTGGGCAACCGGGCGGCCTCCATTCCATCCCCATCTATTTTGACGTCCCATTGGCGCCGGGCAGCGGCGTGAGACAAGAGCCCTCCACCAAGCTTTTCACAGTTCCTCCCCCGGAGGTCCAGGCCGCGATCAAGGGCCTGACCTGCCAGGTCTCGCAGGACCATCTCAGGCGGTACCTGACCACGCTTCAGGAGTTCGGGACGCGCTTCTGCGCCGCGCCCCAGATGGCGCTGGCGACGAGGTGGCTCCACGACACTCTCGATAGAAACGGCCGTCTGCAGGTCTCCTTCCACAACTTCACCTACCAGGGGCAGGTCAACACATATCTGATGAGCAGCGTGATTCTCACCCTTCCGGGCCTGAACACCAGCTCGGACGCGGTCTACTATTTCTACGCCCACTCTGATAGCGTCTCGCAGGACTACTGGAACAACGCCCCCGGCGCTGACGATGACGGCTCGGGCTGCGTTGCTGTTCTCGAGGCCGCTCGAATTCTAAGCAGGTACGATTTCCAGGACACCATAAAGTTCTGCTTCTTCACCGCTGAGGAGATAGGGCTGGTGGGCTCGGGGCGATACGTGGAGAGCATCCACTCAATGGGGGAGAATGTGCAGGGCGGGATATGCTACGATATGGTCGGAAGCTCGTACGCTGGGGGAACATACGACTTCAACCTAGCTTGGGACCCCGCCTCCGCGCCGCAGGGCCGGTACATGGTTGGCGTGAACGAGAGATACGGAATCGGTCTGCGCATAGACACCTATCAGTACCCCGCGGGTCAGGGCGCCCCGACGGACGTCACTCGCTTCTGGCAGCACGGCTACCCTGGGGTCTTCGGCATCGAAGAGGACTTCAGCCCCTACTACCACTCGACCATGGACAGGGTGGAGTACATCAACTTCACGCTCGTCCAAAGGGCTACAATGCTCGCAATCGCATCCCTAGCGGAGATGGCCAGGTTTATGTATGTTGACCTCTCCATCCCGCCGGATGGCCTGAGACTTTCGAGCGAAAGGCCGGAGGAGGGGGAGGATGTGGAGATATCGGTCAATGTAACCAACACGGGCAACCTGAACGCTACGGACGTCGATGTCGAGTTCTACTTAGATGGTCTCCCAATCGCCGCCAGACGTGTTGATGTGCCCGCAGGTGCGACCTCCTCCACAGAAGCGAGGTGGAAGGCGGCCGTGGGGACCCACAGGGTCACCGTTGAAATCGACCCGCGGAACAATGTCGTGGAGAGCGACGAGAGCAACAACACAGCCGAGAGGTTTGTGGAGGTGAACGACAAGCCTGTGGCATTCCTCTCGGCCTCGCCCCTCTCAGTCCTGACACAGGAGGAGGTCCGCTTCGAAGGCGGGAGCTCGGTGGACGCCATCGGCGGCGTCTCGGAGTACAGCTTCGACTTCGGCGACGGAAGCGGCACGGGCTGGACGCCGTCGGCCCGAGCGGCCCACTCGTACGGCAACGATGGTGTCTACACCGCCTCGCTGCGCGTCCGCGACGCCCTCGGCTCAGTCTCCGGGCCGTCCAGAATTAACATCACGGTTCTCAACCGGGCCCCCTCCGCCAGCCCATCAGCGAACAGCACCCGCGCCCTGACCCTCGTGCCCATCAAGTTCTTCTCAAACGCCTCCGACCAGGACGGTTCCGTGACGGTCCGCTGGAGCTTTGGGGACGGCTGCGAGACCGATGAGCTCGACCCCGTCCATGTCTATACAAACAGCGGGAGCTACGACGTCCTCCTGAATGTAACGGACGATGATGGCTCCTCTTCCATCTACCACCTCGGAATAATCGTTAGCAACCGGCCCCCGGCCTGCTTCATAGAGGTGCCGGAGGACACGGGGGACATCACCACGGAGTTCACATTCACGGCGCGCGCCAATGACCCTGATGGCAGGGTCGTGGCCGTCCTTTGGGATCTAGGCGACGGGGAAACCGACCCCCGCTGGAGCGTCGCCCACTCCTATGATAGACCGGGAAGATACACCATCCGCCTGACTGTGAAGGATGACGACGGCTCCGAGGCCACCGCATACACAATCGTCGAGGTCAGGGACAGGAGGCCCGTGGCGAGGGCGATGGCCCATCCCGAGGAGGTCAGCACCTTCAGGCCCGTCCTTTTCTTCGGGGGCGACTCAAGCGACCTCGAGGGCCCCGTGGTCTATCTCTGGGACTTCGGCGACGGGAACGTGTCCTCGGACGCATCGCCCCGGCACGCCTACACGCGCCCCGGCACCTACGCCCCCTCCCTCACCGTGATGGACAGCGCGGGCCAGACTGACACTTTTTACCTCGAGCCTGTCAGGGTCATCAATCGGAGGCCCATTGCCGCGTTCAGGGCCTTCGGCTGCTTCACCGAGGGTAGAGAGGTCTACTTCGACGCCACTAGCTCTTCTGACCCCGAGGGCCCGGTGATTCTCTACTGGAGCTTCGGGGACGGGACGCACGCCGGAGGACCGGTCGTGGAGCATGTTTTCCTCCGCCCCGGCAACTACACCGTCGAGCTCACCGTTGTGGACGACTACGGCGAGTCTTCTGCGGCCTCACTCATCGTAACAATCGAGCCCCTTCCTCCACTCCCGCCGCCTCCTAAGAAAGAGCCCGCGCTGGAGAACAGGGACTGGCTGGTAAGCCTGCTTGGAGCGCTGGGTCTGGTTCTGATGGCGCTCCTTGTGCTGATGGCATTCTGGGGGCTCCGATGGAGGGCGAGGGCGGCCGGGTCAGGAGTTGTCAGAATGGAGGGAAGGGCGTTCCCCCCGGAGCCGCCCGAGGCCGAGCCCTGGACGCCCGATAATTCTATTGGTGAATTCGCTGAGGACCCCGGCGCCGGACCTCATCCCGGGCCCCCCTACACGGGCGAGCCCCCCGGCCGGGGGTTATAG
- a CDS encoding archaemetzincin family Zn-dependent metalloprotease, whose amino-acid sequence MSKELTLVLFGDVPEADIRELGALLPGAGYRVIAVRNEPVPAAAYSPRRAQYLASAFLEVALRHPGTVLGITDLDLYTPDLNFVFGLAQRGGRGAVVSSHRLHHPIRRIYLERLVKEAIHELGHVRGLGHCPDPLCVMHFSNSLADTDRKGPWLCGRCSLADPGV is encoded by the coding sequence ATGTCCAAGGAACTCACCCTTGTCCTGTTCGGCGATGTCCCCGAAGCAGATATCAGGGAACTCGGGGCCCTCCTTCCCGGCGCGGGGTACCGGGTCATTGCGGTCAGGAATGAGCCCGTCCCCGCCGCGGCCTACAGCCCACGCCGGGCCCAGTATCTCGCCTCCGCCTTTCTCGAGGTAGCCCTGAGGCACCCGGGGACTGTCCTTGGAATAACCGACCTCGACCTCTACACGCCGGATCTGAACTTCGTCTTCGGACTTGCGCAGAGGGGTGGGAGGGGGGCGGTTGTAAGCAGCCACAGACTCCACCACCCCATCCGGCGGATCTATCTCGAGCGTCTCGTAAAAGAAGCGATTCACGAGCTTGGGCATGTGAGGGGGCTCGGCCACTGCCCTGACCCGCTCTGCGTGATGCACTTCTCTAACTCTCTGGCTGACACAGATAGAAAAGGACCCTGGCTCTGCGGGAGGTGCTCGCTCGCAGACCCCGGTGTGTGA
- a CDS encoding V-type ATP synthase subunit D — translation MMIKDRVKPTRSELLELKRKIRLSERGHRLLKMKRDTLIMEFFRVLARAKNLRTQLIEQYRAAERKIAIAMAVEGVVAVRSAAFAIKERPRIRLKSKNVMGVVVPLVEGSGVRKKLWERGYGILGTSARIDEAARAYEELVETIIVTAEVETTIRRLLDEIDRTRRRVNALEFKVIPELKEAAAFISLRLEELERENIFRLKRIKG, via the coding sequence ATGATGATAAAGGACAGGGTGAAGCCGACCCGCTCCGAGCTTCTGGAGCTGAAGAGGAAAATTCGCCTTTCGGAGAGAGGGCATCGGCTTCTGAAGATGAAGCGGGATACCCTGATCATGGAGTTCTTCAGGGTGCTTGCCCGGGCCAAAAACCTCAGGACTCAGCTCATCGAGCAGTACAGAGCTGCTGAGAGGAAAATTGCAATAGCGATGGCGGTGGAGGGGGTCGTGGCAGTAAGGTCAGCCGCTTTTGCCATCAAGGAGAGGCCAAGAATTCGGCTGAAGAGTAAAAACGTGATGGGCGTGGTTGTACCGCTCGTAGAAGGATCCGGCGTCAGGAAAAAGCTATGGGAAAGAGGGTACGGAATTCTCGGTACGAGCGCTAGAATCGACGAGGCCGCTAGGGCCTACGAGGAGCTCGTCGAGACAATTATAGTAACGGCCGAGGTGGAGACCACGATACGCAGGCTATTGGATGAGATAGACCGGACACGCCGGCGGGTCAACGCCCTAGAGTTCAAGGTCATTCCAGAACTTAAGGAGGCGGCTGCTTTCATATCCCTCCGCCTCGAGGAGCTAGAGAGGGAAAACATATTCAGGCTGAAGAGAATCAAAGGCTGA
- a CDS encoding V-type ATP synthase subunit B encodes MTREYRTVSRIAGPLIFVERTEPVGYGELVRVSLPDGSRRKGQVLDTSREVVVVQIFEGTAGMDRSCGVTFLGETLKLPVSPDILGRILSGGGEPLDGGPRIVPEERLEILGSAINPWARDSPREFIQTGISTIDGMNTLVRGQKLPIFSGSGLPHNDIALQIARQARVPGGTGEFAVIFAAMGITNEEAQFFMHDFERTGALKRAVVFLNLADDPAVERLITPRLALTAAEYLAYQHDMHVLVILTDMTNYCEALRQIGAAREEVPGRQGYPGYMYTDLATIYERAGKIKGRKGTITQFPILTMPGDDITHPIPDLTGYITEGQLVISRELHRRGIYPPINVLPSLSRLMNLGIGKGMTREDHKAVSDQLYAAYAEGSDLRGLAAIVGKEALSDRDKKFLQFADMFEDRFVRQGREEDRDIDFTLNLAWELLATLPEAMLTRMDRSLIERYHPAHSGKKGAEA; translated from the coding sequence ATGACTAGGGAGTACAGAACCGTGAGCAGGATTGCCGGGCCTCTGATTTTCGTTGAGAGGACGGAACCCGTGGGCTACGGAGAACTCGTCAGGGTTTCCCTCCCCGACGGTAGCAGGAGGAAGGGCCAGGTGCTTGACACCTCGAGGGAGGTTGTGGTAGTCCAGATATTCGAGGGCACGGCGGGAATGGACAGATCCTGCGGTGTCACATTCCTTGGAGAGACGCTCAAACTGCCCGTCTCACCTGATATTCTTGGAAGAATTCTCTCCGGCGGGGGAGAGCCGCTCGACGGGGGACCTAGGATAGTTCCCGAGGAGCGCCTAGAAATCCTAGGGTCCGCCATAAACCCTTGGGCCCGTGACTCGCCACGGGAGTTCATCCAGACCGGGATCTCGACGATTGACGGAATGAACACCCTTGTCCGGGGCCAGAAGCTCCCCATATTCTCAGGGTCCGGGCTCCCCCACAACGACATCGCACTCCAGATCGCGAGGCAGGCCCGCGTCCCGGGGGGGACGGGCGAGTTCGCGGTGATTTTTGCGGCGATGGGCATAACAAACGAGGAGGCCCAGTTCTTCATGCACGATTTCGAGAGGACGGGGGCTCTCAAGAGAGCGGTGGTCTTTCTGAATCTCGCCGACGACCCGGCCGTGGAGAGGCTGATTACCCCGAGGTTGGCTTTGACCGCGGCCGAGTACCTGGCTTACCAGCACGATATGCACGTGCTCGTCATCCTCACCGACATGACCAACTACTGCGAGGCCTTGAGGCAGATCGGCGCCGCGAGGGAGGAGGTGCCGGGCAGGCAAGGCTACCCGGGCTACATGTACACCGACCTCGCCACCATATACGAGAGGGCTGGGAAAATAAAGGGCAGAAAGGGCACGATCACCCAGTTCCCTATCCTTACGATGCCCGGCGACGACATCACCCACCCGATACCTGACCTTACGGGTTACATCACCGAGGGGCAGCTCGTGATATCGAGGGAGCTGCACAGGAGGGGCATCTATCCCCCGATCAACGTCCTACCCTCGCTCTCGAGGCTCATGAATCTAGGTATCGGTAAGGGGATGACCCGAGAGGACCACAAGGCGGTCTCGGACCAGCTCTACGCAGCCTACGCAGAGGGCAGCGACCTCCGGGGGCTTGCGGCGATCGTCGGCAAGGAGGCCCTGTCGGATCGCGACAAGAAGTTCCTTCAGTTCGCCGATATGTTCGAGGACAGGTTCGTTCGGCAGGGAAGGGAGGAGGACAGGGACATCGACTTCACTCTCAACCTCGCATGGGAGCTGCTCGCCACCCTGCCCGAGGCGATGCTGACCAGAATGGACAGGAGCCTCATCGAGAGGTATCATCCCGCTCACTCCGGGAAAAAAGGTGCTGAGGCGTGA
- a CDS encoding MFS transporter: MDRDYRVMLAASGLNTAVTAMLYASLQFLAYEKGHSLIYVGLVGALPYIGMMVMAYVWGLLSDWLGKRRDIVVATGVLGSLLFFVYPWLTTIEQLLAVRFVQVCLMGSIILLLAVVTERFPAEKGRVIGDINVPLSLGWMVGAAAAAFLYREHTTELWALCGVVGLASALVLVPLREERRAAGLRPMLSGMVTFRNKKQIGLLCAATLVLLIGNYMVYSVFAQYLRTPDFGLSEFQIGLLVAGSGLTGVLVVRFAGELADLRGRRGIFLGAIVCYAASWTLYALTTNIYVVGLLWMLPYWSFFVTSSTAIASDLTSEEERGRGIGILNAAINSGNVAGSLLGGLAAEVLGYRPTFGIAAALVTASFFIALGVRESNSSHSSGSTPAAPPER, from the coding sequence ATGGACAGGGACTACAGGGTGATGCTCGCTGCCTCAGGTCTCAACACGGCGGTCACCGCGATGCTGTACGCTTCCCTCCAGTTCCTCGCTTACGAGAAGGGCCACTCCCTCATTTACGTCGGCCTCGTGGGCGCACTCCCCTACATCGGAATGATGGTGATGGCATACGTCTGGGGACTCCTATCCGACTGGCTCGGAAAGAGAAGGGACATCGTGGTCGCCACCGGCGTTCTGGGGAGCCTGCTCTTCTTCGTCTACCCCTGGCTGACGACGATCGAGCAGCTCCTCGCCGTCAGATTCGTCCAGGTCTGCCTGATGGGCTCGATAATATTGCTTCTGGCAGTCGTCACGGAGCGCTTTCCTGCGGAGAAGGGGAGGGTGATAGGGGACATAAACGTCCCGCTCTCGCTCGGCTGGATGGTAGGAGCGGCGGCGGCAGCCTTTCTTTACAGGGAGCACACGACAGAGCTCTGGGCGCTCTGCGGCGTCGTGGGGCTGGCTTCAGCTCTGGTGCTCGTGCCGCTCAGGGAGGAGAGGAGGGCCGCCGGGCTCAGGCCCATGCTCAGCGGGATGGTGACCTTCAGAAATAAGAAGCAGATAGGCCTCCTCTGCGCGGCGACGCTCGTTTTATTGATAGGTAACTACATGGTCTACTCGGTCTTCGCCCAGTACCTGCGCACACCCGACTTCGGCCTGAGCGAGTTTCAGATCGGTCTGCTCGTCGCGGGCTCGGGCCTCACCGGTGTTCTGGTGGTCCGATTCGCCGGAGAGCTGGCCGACCTGCGCGGAAGGCGGGGAATCTTCCTGGGGGCCATCGTGTGCTATGCGGCGAGCTGGACCCTCTATGCCCTGACCACGAACATCTACGTCGTCGGCCTGCTCTGGATGCTTCCCTACTGGTCCTTCTTCGTCACCAGCTCAACCGCGATCGCATCTGACCTGACCAGCGAGGAAGAGAGGGGGAGGGGCATAGGAATTCTGAATGCGGCGATCAACTCCGGGAACGTGGCTGGCTCCCTCCTCGGGGGCTTGGCTGCGGAGGTGCTGGGCTACCGGCCTACGTTCGGGATCGCTGCCGCTCTCGTGACCGCCTCGTTCTTCATCGCCCTCGGCGTCAGGGAGAGCAACTCGAGTCACTCCAGCGGCTCAACCCCCGCGGCTCCGCCCGAAAGGTAG
- a CDS encoding Rab family GTPase codes for MVERYSKKVCLLGDEGVGKTSLIRRFVENTFDDSYIKTIGTKISKKETVIQGRDGRPVQLNFMIWDILGHKSSKRVPPTYYAGVEGIMAVFDLTRPETFKDLDVWVSGIVVEKNYEPAVVILGNKSDLKDRIKVSEEELKSMAGKMGAAHFWTSAKTGENVEAAFHHLGKEMLLRRSGPSWTWA; via the coding sequence GTGGTCGAGAGGTACAGTAAGAAAGTCTGCCTGCTGGGCGATGAGGGGGTGGGGAAGACCAGCCTGATTCGGCGGTTCGTGGAAAATACATTCGACGACTCCTACATTAAAACCATCGGGACCAAGATATCAAAGAAGGAAACGGTGATACAGGGACGTGACGGTCGGCCCGTGCAGCTCAACTTCATGATATGGGACATCCTAGGTCATAAGTCCTCGAAGAGGGTCCCACCCACCTACTACGCTGGCGTCGAGGGAATTATGGCGGTCTTCGACTTGACCCGCCCCGAGACCTTTAAGGATCTCGACGTCTGGGTAAGTGGAATAGTTGTGGAGAAGAACTACGAGCCCGCCGTCGTCATTCTGGGCAACAAGAGCGACCTGAAAGACAGGATAAAGGTCTCGGAAGAGGAGCTCAAGAGCATGGCCGGCAAAATGGGGGCCGCCCACTTTTGGACCAGCGCAAAGACCGGAGAGAACGTAGAGGCGGCCTTCCACCACCTAGGAAAGGAAATGCTGCTAAGGCGCTCCGGTCCCTCGTGGACTTGGGCCTGA
- a CDS encoding N-acetyltransferase family protein translates to MKIRPASEADLLAMAEIYNDAVLHTTATFDTEPRDEERMRRWYLAHKPSHPILVAEEDGRVVGWASLSRWSRRKGYDRTVELSVYVAREHRGRGIGKALMEGILEEGKRAGFHLVVSRIVEGSDASLHLHEALGFERVGVMREAGWKFGRWLDVHIFQKLLD, encoded by the coding sequence GTGAAAATAAGACCCGCCAGCGAGGCCGACCTATTGGCGATGGCTGAAATCTACAACGACGCCGTCCTGCACACTACAGCCACCTTCGACACAGAGCCGAGGGACGAGGAGCGGATGAGGAGGTGGTACCTGGCGCACAAGCCCTCTCACCCGATTCTGGTTGCGGAGGAGGACGGAAGGGTTGTGGGCTGGGCCTCGCTCAGCCGGTGGTCGAGGAGGAAGGGCTACGACAGGACGGTCGAGCTCTCAGTCTATGTTGCGAGAGAGCACAGGGGGAGGGGGATAGGAAAGGCCCTGATGGAGGGAATTCTCGAAGAGGGAAAGAGGGCCGGGTTCCATCTGGTTGTTTCGCGCATTGTGGAGGGTAGCGACGCCAGCCTCCACCTGCACGAGGCGCTTGGCTTTGAGAGAGTAGGTGTGATGAGGGAGGCGGGGTGGAAATTCGGCCGGTGGCTTGACGTTCATATTTTTCAAAAACTGCTTGATTGA